A genomic window from Vigna radiata var. radiata cultivar VC1973A chromosome 2, Vradiata_ver6, whole genome shotgun sequence includes:
- the LOC106753175 gene encoding uncharacterized protein LOC106753175, translating into MLSGDIELSSVTSKPGYLADWKFDDSRFNTYSASAGFVSFLVVFLDLFLGFFLLPTAIDQSDKSDKFDRSVAVDQYVNPTSPMDQSVNPTSPFICTLGRILVFLSSLSCKLSKISLKYREMVHVICFLKGLNDTYNIVRTQILLMDPLPNINRVFSLIMQKERQERQDLGVANQNQTTETKILASTVDRNNNWRHDQTWKGQGRGVASRGQGRGRGRNLNYGKQCSHCNKMNHTVDACYSKHGYPPWYKKTDSNQDIKEDWSSINACQSNSDPEGIQSAHQANTSAAFNSFTLEQMQKLLKMLKKVDEPTHKVNQMQRDNIDDKRGISSWILDTGATDHVTHDKRNFVTFHKIKPISIRLPNNAIITVEHAGTVQFSKIFVIFNVLYIPDFCFNLISVQSLIKDLNCSMTFSSEISQIRENSTLKMIGYANLCKGLYHLQDFPNPDQSFISKSAFSYDHVDVNLWHYRLPSPVLNNKTPYDLAHNVPPTYLNLKVFASTLENSSNKLDPRARKGIFLGYKGVVKVYIVLDINTKELFISRNFVFYEDMFPYRDKGGSREIADKEADRTTSLDDLLGSHDTINYESHTEMDTNEREMQQIVNDNNNSHSTIDSEENHNNEREMQQIISDNNNSHNTIDSKENHSWRRSNRVRRTPRYLSDYVHQVNQSLSIKNSFKTPYLISDLLSYDSLSEKHLKYTMVVTSNNEPQSCNEAKDSSEWAEAMQREIRALQDNNTWYLTQLPPRKKTIGCRWVYKIKYKADGTIERYKAYLVAKGYTQQEGIDYLDTFSPVAKLTTVRLLIALTAYNNWFLHQLDVDNVFLHGDLNEEVYMEPPPGLNIHKEGQVCRLTKSLYGLKQANRQWFEKLSSFLIFVDYVQSKSDHSLFIKRTSVGFTALLVYVDDIIVAGN; encoded by the exons ATGCTTTCAGGAGATATTGAATTGAGCAGTGTCACTTCAAAGCCTGGATACCTGGCTGACTGGAAATTTGATGAT agcaggtttaaTACCTACTCTGCTTCTGCTGGCTTTGTTTCATTTCTTGTTGTATTCTTGGACTTGTTTCTTGGCTTTTTCTTGCTCCCTACTGCAATTGATCAATCCGACAAATCCGACAAATTTGATCGATCTGTTGCAGTTGATCAATATGTCAATCCTACCAGCCCCATGGATCAATCTGTCAATCCTACCAGCCCCTTTATCTGTACCCTGGGGAGAATCCTGGTCTTTCTCTCATCTCTCAG CTGTAAGCTTTCAAAGATTTCTCTGAAGTACAGAGAAATGGTACATGTAATATGCTTCTTGAAAGGGTTAAACGACACATACAATATTGTTAGAACCCAAATACTATTGATGGACCCCCTCCCCAATATCAATAGAgttttctccctcatcatgCAGAAAGAAAGACAGGAGAGACAAGATTTGGGTGTTGCCAACCAGAATCAAACTACTGAGACCAAGATTCTGGCCAGTACTGTTGACAGGAACAACAACTGGAGGCATGATCAGACATGGAAGGGCCAAGGGCGTGGAGTTGCTTCACGTGGTCAAGGAAGGGGAAGAGGGAGGAACCTCAACTATGGAAAGCAATGTTCTCACTGTAATAAAATGAACCATACTGTGGATGCGTGTTATTCCAAGCACGGTTATCCACCCTGGTATAAGAAAACAGATAGTAACCAAGACATAAAGGAAGACTGGAGTTCTATTAATGCCTGCCAAAGCAATTCAGACCCAGAAGGTATTCAGTCTGCTCACCAGGCCAACACCAGTGCTGCCTTCAACTCCTTTACTCTTGAGCAAATGCAAAAACTCCTCAAAATGTTAAAGAAGGTTGATGAACCCACTCACAAGGTCAACCAGATGCAAAGAGATAATATTGATGACAAACGAGGTATCTCTTCTTGGATCCTTGACACCGGGGCCACAGATCATGTGACccatgataaaagaaattttgttacttttcatAAAATCAAACCTATCTCTATTAGACTGCCTAATAATGCTATTATAACTGTTGAACATGCAGGGACAGttcaattttctaaaatttttgttatctttaatGTTCTATACATTCCTGATTTTTGCTTTAATCTCATTTCTGTTCAAAGTCTCATCAAAGACTTGAACTGCAGTATGACTTTTTCCTCTGAGATTTCTCAGATAAGGGAGAATTCTACGTTGAAGATGATTGGGTATGCTAATCTTTGCAAAGGACTCTATCATCTACAAGACTTTCCTAATCCTGACCAAAGTTTTATTTCCAAGTCTGCTTTTTCTTATGATCATGTTGATGTAAATTTGTGGCACTATAG GTTGCCTTCTCCTgttcttaataataaaacacCTTATGATCTGGCCCATAATGTTCCCCCTACTTATTTGAATCTTAAAGTCTTTGCTTCTACCCTTGAAAACAGCAGTAACAAACTTGATCCGAGAGCTAGAAAAGGCATTTTCCTTGGTTACAAAGGTGTTGTCAAAGTCTACATTGTTCTTGACATCAACACTAAGGAACTTTTCATAAGCAGAAACTTTGTCTTCTATGAAGACATGTTTCCCTACAGAGACAAGGGTGGAAGTAGAGAAATAGCAGACAAAGAGGCAGATagaaccacctctcttgatgaTCTCTTAGGTAGTCATGACACTATTAATTATGAGAGCCATACTGAGATGGATACCAATGAAAGGGAAATGCAGCAGATTGTTAATGACAACAATAATAGTCACAGCACTATTGATAGTGAAGAAAATCATAACAATGAAAGGGAAATGCAGCAGATTATTAGTGACAACAATAATAGTCATAACACTATTGATAGTAAAGAAAATCATAGCTGGAGAAGATCCAACAGAGTTAGGAGGACTCCAAGATATCTGAGTGACTATGTGCATCAGGTTAATCAATCCTTGTCTATAAAAAATAGCTTTAAAACCCCTTATCTCATCTCTGATCTATTATCCTATGATTCTTTGTCAGAAAAGCATTTGAAGTATACTATGGTTGTCACTTCAAATAATGAGCCTCAGTCTTGCAATGAGGCTAAAGACTCGAGTGAGTGGGCAGAAGCAATGCAAAGAGAAATCAGGGCCTTACAAGACAACAATACTTGGTATTTGACACAACTGCCCCCAAGAAAGAAAACCATTGGTTGTAGATGGgtatacaaaatcaaatacaaggCTGATGGGACTATAGAAAGATACAAGGCCTACTTGGTAGCAAAAGGATACACTCAACAAGAAGGGATAGACTATTTGGACACCTTTTCTCCTGTTGCTAAGCTTACTACTGTTAGATTACTTATTGCACTTACAGCCTATAATAATTGGTTCTTGCATCAACTTGATGTGGACAATGTCTTTCTACATGGAGACCTAAATGAAGAAGTCTACATGGAGCCACCACCTGGTCTTAATATCCATAAAGAGGGTCAGGTTTGCAGGCTTACTAAGTcgttatatggcctaaaacaggcCAATAGGCAATGGTTTGAAAAACTGTCTTCTTTCCTCATCTTTGTTGATTATGTCCAATCAAAATCTGATCATtctctttttataaaaaggacTTCTGTAGGTTTCACTGCTTTACTTGTCTATGTAGATGACATCATAGTAGCTGGGAACTAA
- the LOC106753185 gene encoding uncharacterized protein LOC106753185 produces MLSQFMKSPTNHHNQVVQHVLRYLKSKPSEGLFFGTDSPVHLKAFNDSDWATCPNTKRSTTGFCLFLGSSLISWKSKKQSTISRSSTKAKYRALAATVCEIQWVHYLLQDLQVREAGTHVLYCDNKSTRHIAHNQSFHERAKHIELDCHVVREKIQVNLLRLLPIQSDEQLVNFFTKFPHRVRFKSIVPKLGLVSIHHPS; encoded by the coding sequence ATGCTAAGCCAGTTTATGAAATCACCCACTAACCATCATAATCAGGTTGTGCAACATGTTCTTAGGTATTTAAAGTCTAAGCCTTCGGAGGGATTGTTCTTTGGAACGGATTCTCCAGTTCACCTAAAAGCCTTTAATGACTCAGATTGGGCAACATGCCCAAATACTAAAAGGTCCACTACAGGGTTCTGCCTATTTCTTGGATCATCCCTCATTTCGTGGAAGTCCAAGAAACAAAGCACCATTTCTAGATCTTCCACAAAAGCGAAATATCGTGCCCTAGCAGCCACTGTGTGTGAGATACAATGGGTTCACTATCTCCTACAGGATCTGCAAGTTCGGGAAGCAGGAACTCATGTTCTGTACTGCGACAATAAGTCGACGAGACACATAGCTCACAACCAGAGCTTTCACGAAAGAGCCAAGCACATAGAGCTTGATTGTCATGTTGTTCGAGAAAAGATACAGGTGAATCTCCTACGGCTTCTTCCAATCCAATCTGACGAGCAACTGGTCAACTTCTTCACCAAATTTCCCCATCGTGTACGGTTCAAATCCATAGTCCCCAAGCTTGGATTAGTGAGCATACACCATCCATCTTGA